The following proteins come from a genomic window of Enterobacter chengduensis:
- the ptrA gene encoding pitrilysin: protein MFKAFVLFFALWVPVTQADSGWQPVQETIRKSEKDTRQYQAIRLDNGMTVLLVSDPQAVKSLSALVVPVGSLEDPDAHPGLAHYLEHMTLMGSKKYPQPDSLSEFLKMHGGSHNASTAPYRTAFYLEVENDALEGAVDRLADAIAAPLLDKKYADRERNAVNAELTMARTRDGMRMAQVSAETINPAHPGSRFSGGNLETLSDKPNSPVLEALHAFRDKYYSANLMKAVIYSNKPLPELAGMAAKTFGRVPNKNIDLPEISVPVVTDAQKGIVIHYVPAMPRKVLRVEFRIDNNTAQFRSKTDELVTYLIGNRSPGTLSDWLQKQGLVEGIRADSDPVVNGNSGVLAISATLTDKGLANRDEVVAAIFSYLSLLREKGVDKRYFDELAHVLDLDFRYPSITRDMDYVEWLADTMIRVPVEHTLDAVNIADRYDAEALKARLAMMTPENARIWYISPDEPHNKTAYFVDAPYQVDKISAQAFADWQKKAGEIALKLPELNPYIPDDFSLIKTTKDYPHPELIIDEPTLRVVYTPSRYFASEPKADVSVVLRNPKAMNSAKNQVMFALNDYLAGIALDQLSNQAAVGGITFSTNANNGLMLNANGYTQRLPQLFQALLEGYFSYTPTEEQLEQAKSWYAQMMDSAEKGKAYDLALMPAQMLSQVPYFQREDRRALLPSITLKDVLAYRDALKTNTRPEFLIVGNMSEEQAKILAENVRTQLGSKGDEWCRNQDVLVEKKQNVIFEKTGNSTDSALAAVFVPTGYDEFASSAQSAVLGQIIQPWFYNQLRTEEQLGYAVFAFSMNVGRQWGLGFLLQSSDKQPAYLWQRYQAFFPQVEAKLRAMKPEEFAQIQQAVIAQVMQPPQTLGEEASQLSKDFDRGNLKFDSRDKVVAEIKQLTPQKVADFFHQAVIKPQGITILSQVSGSQNGKTEYVNPKGWKVWKSVSALQQSMPWSKKE from the coding sequence TTGTTTAAAGCGTTTGTGTTGTTTTTCGCCCTCTGGGTACCTGTCACTCAGGCAGACTCCGGTTGGCAACCCGTCCAGGAAACTATTCGTAAAAGCGAAAAAGATACCCGCCAATATCAGGCTATTCGTCTTGATAACGGGATGACCGTGCTGCTGGTTTCCGACCCGCAGGCGGTGAAATCCCTGTCGGCATTAGTGGTGCCGGTTGGATCGCTGGAAGACCCTGACGCGCATCCTGGGCTTGCACACTATCTGGAACATATGACGCTGATGGGGTCAAAAAAATACCCGCAGCCAGATAGCCTGTCCGAATTTCTGAAGATGCATGGCGGCAGCCACAATGCCAGCACGGCACCGTACCGCACGGCCTTTTATCTCGAAGTCGAAAATGATGCGCTCGAAGGGGCTGTCGATCGTCTTGCCGATGCTATTGCCGCGCCGCTGCTCGATAAAAAATACGCCGATCGTGAACGTAATGCGGTGAATGCCGAGCTAACCATGGCCCGCACGCGAGACGGTATGCGCATGGCGCAGGTCAGCGCCGAAACCATCAACCCCGCACACCCCGGTTCGCGCTTCTCCGGCGGTAACCTGGAAACCCTGAGCGACAAGCCGAACAGTCCGGTGCTTGAGGCCCTGCACGCGTTTCGCGATAAATACTATTCCGCTAACCTGATGAAAGCGGTCATCTACAGCAATAAACCCTTACCAGAGCTGGCAGGTATGGCGGCCAAAACGTTTGGCCGGGTGCCGAATAAAAATATCGACCTGCCGGAAATCTCCGTTCCAGTGGTCACGGATGCGCAAAAAGGTATCGTGATCCACTACGTCCCTGCCATGCCGCGCAAAGTGCTGCGCGTGGAATTCCGCATCGATAACAACACGGCACAGTTTCGCAGTAAAACCGATGAGCTGGTGACCTACCTGATAGGTAACCGAAGCCCGGGGACGCTGTCGGACTGGCTGCAAAAGCAGGGGCTGGTGGAAGGTATTCGCGCCGACTCCGATCCGGTTGTGAACGGCAACAGCGGCGTGCTGGCGATCTCCGCCACGTTGACCGACAAAGGGCTGGCAAACCGTGATGAAGTGGTGGCGGCGATCTTCAGCTACCTTTCATTACTCCGTGAGAAGGGCGTCGATAAGCGTTATTTTGACGAACTTGCCCACGTGCTTGATCTCGATTTCCGTTATCCGTCCATTACCCGCGACATGGATTACGTGGAGTGGCTGGCGGATACCATGATCCGCGTGCCGGTGGAGCACACGCTCGACGCGGTCAATATCGCCGACCGGTATGATGCCGAGGCGTTAAAGGCCCGCCTGGCGATGATGACGCCGGAGAATGCCCGCATCTGGTACATCAGCCCGGACGAACCGCATAACAAGACGGCCTATTTTGTTGATGCCCCTTATCAGGTGGATAAAATTAGCGCGCAGGCCTTCGCCGACTGGCAGAAGAAGGCGGGGGAGATTGCGTTGAAGCTGCCGGAGCTGAACCCCTATATTCCGGACGACTTCTCGCTTATCAAAACGACGAAAGATTACCCGCACCCTGAACTCATCATTGATGAGCCGACGCTGCGCGTGGTGTATACCCCAAGCCGCTACTTCGCAAGCGAGCCTAAGGCCGATGTCAGCGTGGTGCTGCGCAACCCGAAAGCGATGAACAGCGCTAAAAATCAGGTGATGTTCGCGCTCAATGACTATCTCGCCGGAATTGCGCTCGATCAGCTCAGCAACCAGGCGGCCGTAGGCGGGATCACCTTCTCCACCAACGCCAACAACGGTTTGATGCTCAATGCAAACGGCTATACCCAGCGTTTGCCTCAGCTGTTCCAGGCCCTGCTGGAGGGTTATTTCAGCTATACGCCGACAGAAGAGCAGCTTGAACAGGCCAAATCGTGGTATGCGCAGATGATGGATTCTGCGGAGAAAGGCAAAGCTTACGATCTGGCGCTGATGCCCGCGCAAATGCTGTCGCAGGTGCCTTATTTCCAGCGAGAAGACCGCCGCGCGCTGCTGCCTTCGATCACCTTAAAAGACGTGCTGGCGTACCGCGACGCGCTGAAAACCAACACGCGCCCGGAGTTCCTTATCGTCGGCAACATGAGTGAGGAACAGGCTAAAATCCTGGCGGAGAACGTGCGCACTCAGCTCGGATCAAAAGGCGACGAGTGGTGCCGCAACCAGGACGTGCTGGTTGAGAAAAAACAGAATGTGATTTTTGAAAAGACGGGTAACAGCACGGATTCCGCGCTGGCCGCGGTATTTGTGCCAACGGGCTACGATGAATTCGCCAGTTCAGCGCAAAGTGCCGTGCTGGGACAGATTATTCAGCCGTGGTTCTATAACCAGTTACGCACGGAGGAGCAGCTCGGCTACGCGGTGTTTGCCTTCTCCATGAACGTTGGTCGTCAGTGGGGGCTGGGCTTCCTGCTGCAAAGCAGCGATAAACAGCCGGCGTATCTCTGGCAGCGTTACCAGGCCTTCTTCCCCCAGGTGGAAGCTAAACTGCGCGCCATGAAGCCGGAAGAGTTCGCCCAGATCCAGCAGGCCGTCATCGCGCAGGTGATGCAGCCGCCGCAGACGCTGGGTGAAGAAGCCTCGCAGCTGAGCAAAGATTTCGATCGCGGTAATCTGAAATTTGATTCGCGTGATAAAGTAGTGGCCGAGATAAAACAGCTGACGCCGCAGAAGGTTGCCGACTTCTTCCATCAGGCGGTCATTAAGCCGCAGGGGATTACCATCCTGTCTCAGGTTTCTGGTAGCCAGAACGGGAAAACGGAGTACGTGAACCCGAAAGGCTGGAAAGTCTGGAAGAGCGTCAGCGCGCTGCAGCAATCTATGCCCTGGAGTAAGAAAGAATGA
- the recD gene encoding exodeoxyribonuclease V subunit alpha, whose amino-acid sequence MTIQALLLEAVEQRLLRHLDVQFAMMVAGEEPAVMLAAAILSKDAGEGHVCLPLSRLTVDEKMPPALQACFALLGDAVDWQATLLRSPAVSGADSGTPMILVGERLYLNRLWRNELTVARFFSETNAPLPCDEAQLRQVLDALFTSDEATDWQKVAAAVALTRRISVISGGPGTGKTTTVAKLLAALIQLSGEQKCRIRLAAPTGKAAARLTESLGGALQKLPLTGEQLALFPNEASTLHRLLGAQPGSQRLRYHAGNPLHLDVLVVDEASMIDLTMMSRLIDALPPHARVIFLGDRDQLASVEAGAVLGDICTYASLGYTAERAQELARLTGCSLTSENHSLAGALRDSLCLLQKSYRFGSDSGIGQLAAAVNRGDRRTTAAVFDGTYTDIEKKSLQSGEAYQAMLADALQGYQRFLTDVHQHSSPEQVIAAFGEYQLLCALREGPFGVRGLNDRLEQLLAQKRKINRNPHSRWYEGRPVMISRNDSALGLFNGDIGIALDCGQGLRVWFHMPDGSVKSFQPSRLPEHETAWAMTVHKSQGSEFNHAALVLPTQLSPVITRELIYTAITRARQRLSLYADERVLVQAIATRTERRSGLGAIFESL is encoded by the coding sequence ATGACGATTCAGGCGCTACTGCTGGAGGCGGTTGAACAACGATTACTGCGCCACCTGGACGTGCAGTTTGCCATGATGGTGGCAGGCGAAGAGCCTGCCGTCATGCTTGCCGCCGCTATTCTGAGCAAAGACGCGGGGGAGGGGCACGTGTGTCTGCCGCTGTCGCGTCTGACGGTGGATGAGAAAATGCCTCCGGCTTTACAGGCGTGTTTCGCGCTGCTGGGTGACGCGGTGGACTGGCAGGCGACATTACTCCGCTCGCCTGCCGTGAGCGGAGCCGATAGCGGGACGCCGATGATCCTGGTCGGCGAGCGTTTGTATCTTAACCGGCTGTGGCGTAACGAACTGACGGTAGCGCGCTTCTTCAGCGAGACCAACGCGCCGCTTCCCTGCGATGAAGCGCAGCTTCGGCAGGTGCTGGATGCGCTGTTTACCTCTGACGAGGCGACGGACTGGCAAAAAGTAGCGGCTGCCGTGGCGCTAACGCGACGGATTTCGGTGATATCGGGCGGCCCGGGCACCGGAAAAACGACCACCGTGGCAAAACTGCTTGCCGCGCTGATTCAGCTATCGGGGGAGCAAAAGTGCCGTATTCGCCTGGCGGCCCCCACCGGCAAAGCGGCGGCACGCCTGACGGAATCGCTAGGCGGCGCGCTGCAAAAGCTGCCGCTCACCGGAGAGCAGCTTGCGCTCTTCCCGAATGAAGCCAGTACCCTGCACCGGCTACTGGGCGCTCAGCCGGGTAGCCAGCGCCTGCGCTATCATGCCGGTAACCCCTTACACCTTGACGTGCTGGTGGTAGATGAAGCGTCGATGATTGACCTGACGATGATGTCGCGGTTGATCGATGCGCTCCCGCCGCACGCGCGCGTCATTTTTCTCGGCGATCGTGACCAGCTTGCCTCCGTAGAGGCGGGGGCCGTGCTGGGTGATATTTGCACGTATGCCAGCCTGGGATATACCGCGGAACGCGCGCAGGAGCTTGCCCGTCTCACCGGATGTTCGCTCACGTCTGAAAACCATTCGCTTGCCGGGGCGCTGCGCGACAGCCTGTGTCTGCTGCAAAAAAGCTACCGTTTCGGCAGCGACTCCGGCATCGGCCAGCTTGCGGCGGCCGTGAATCGCGGGGATCGGCGCACTACTGCGGCGGTATTTGACGGTACCTACACCGATATTGAGAAAAAATCCCTGCAAAGCGGGGAAGCCTATCAGGCGATGCTCGCTGATGCCCTGCAGGGGTACCAGCGCTTTCTGACGGACGTACATCAGCACAGTTCGCCGGAGCAGGTCATTGCCGCGTTTGGCGAATATCAGCTGCTCTGTGCGCTGAGGGAAGGGCCTTTTGGCGTTCGGGGGCTGAACGACAGGCTGGAACAGCTGCTGGCGCAAAAACGCAAAATTAACCGTAACCCGCACTCGCGCTGGTATGAGGGGCGACCGGTGATGATTTCCCGCAACGACAGCGCGCTGGGGCTGTTTAACGGGGATATCGGGATTGCGCTCGACTGCGGCCAGGGGCTGCGCGTCTGGTTCCATATGCCGGACGGGAGCGTGAAGTCCTTCCAGCCCAGCCGTTTGCCCGAGCATGAAACCGCCTGGGCGATGACGGTGCATAAATCCCAGGGCTCCGAGTTTAACCACGCGGCGCTGGTCCTGCCCACGCAGCTTTCACCCGTCATTACCCGCGAGCTGATCTATACCGCCATTACGCGCGCGCGTCAGCGCCTGTCGCTGTATGCCGATGAACGCGTGCTGGTGCAGGCGATTGCCACCCGAACGGAACGCCGAAGCGGGCTGGGCGCGATATTTGAATCTCTCTGA
- the recB gene encoding exodeoxyribonuclease V subunit beta has protein sequence MTDTAESLDPLRLPLQGERLIEASAGTGKTFTIAALYLRLLLGLGGSAAFPRPLSVEELLVVTFTEAATAELRGRIRTNIHELRIACLRQSTDNPLYASLLEEIADKQQAAQWLLLAERQMDEASVFTIHGFCQRMLSLNAFESGMLFEQQLIEDESVLRYQACADFWRRHCYPLPRDIAEAVHALWKGPEALLRAIDRYLQGEAPVIKSPPPADETLASRHEKIVAKIAGIKQKWLASVGEIDGIIENSGIDRRKFNRGNQGKWIDKISAWAQEETRGYQLPDALEKFSRRFLVERTKADGIVPEHPLFEAIEALLAEPLTLNDLMITRAMTEIREAVAREKRRRGELGFDDMLSRLDAALCSENGEALAAAIRTRFPVAMIDEFQDTDPQQYRIFRRIWRQQPDTALLLIGDPKQAIYAFRGADIFTYMKARSEVDAHYTLDTNWRSSPGMVESVNALFSRMDTAFMFREIPFQPVKFAEKNASLRFEFNGETQPAMNFWLLDGEGCGVADYQNAMAQHCAAQIRDWLSAGARGEALLFKGDKPATVKASDITVLVRSRQEAALIRDALTLLNIPSVYLSNRDSVFETLEAQEMLWLLQAVLAPERESTLRSALASAMLGLNARDIDALNHDEAAWDAVVEEFVRYRERWQKRGVMAMVRELMAQRHIAENMLATAGGERRLTDILHIGELLQEAGTQLESEHALVRWLAQQIADPNSNSSSQQMRLESDKHLVQIVTIHKSKGLEYPLVWLPFIANYRVQDQAFYHDRESFEAVLDLSNAESSVELAEAERLAEDLRLLYVALTRSVWHCSLGVAPLFRRRGEKSGETDFHLSALGRLVQQGEPKDAAGLRKCIESLCAEHIALHIPSQPDNSRWQMPDLRESALHARQVVRTIADDWRVTSYSGLQQHGQSIAQDLMPKLDVDAAGAGSVPVEPLLTPHQFPRGASPGTFLHSLFEELDFTQPVSEEWVLKMLQSGGYDAQWQPVLTDWIRAVLHAPLTTQGISLSQLTAKDKQVEMEFYLPIASPLRAEALDALVREFDPLSAGCPPLNFRQVQGMLKGFIDLVFRHEGRYYLLDYKSNWLGEDSTAYTQQAMASAMQMHRYDLQYQLYTLALHRYLRHRMANYRYEDHFGGVIYLFLRGVDANDPRSGVFSTRPAAELIEKMDSLFAAGTEEVA, from the coding sequence ATGACCGACACCGCTGAGTCCCTTGATCCCTTACGTTTACCTCTGCAGGGTGAACGATTGATTGAAGCCTCAGCGGGAACGGGAAAAACCTTCACCATTGCCGCCCTCTATCTGCGCCTGCTGTTAGGGCTTGGCGGCAGCGCCGCTTTTCCTCGCCCTTTGAGCGTGGAAGAGCTGCTGGTGGTGACCTTCACCGAGGCCGCCACCGCAGAGCTGCGGGGCCGTATTCGTACTAACATCCACGAGCTGCGCATCGCCTGTCTGCGTCAGAGCACGGATAACCCCCTTTACGCGAGCCTTCTTGAAGAAATTGCCGATAAGCAACAGGCAGCCCAGTGGCTGCTGCTCGCTGAACGGCAGATGGACGAAGCGTCCGTCTTTACCATCCACGGTTTTTGCCAGCGCATGCTGAGCCTGAATGCGTTTGAATCCGGCATGCTGTTTGAACAGCAGCTTATTGAAGATGAATCCGTGCTGCGCTATCAGGCCTGCGCGGATTTCTGGCGTCGCCACTGCTACCCGTTACCGCGCGATATCGCCGAGGCGGTACATGCGTTGTGGAAGGGGCCAGAGGCGCTGCTGAGGGCTATCGATCGCTATCTGCAGGGGGAAGCGCCGGTCATCAAATCCCCGCCGCCTGCGGATGAAACGCTGGCTTCTCGGCATGAAAAAATTGTCGCGAAAATTGCCGGGATCAAGCAAAAATGGTTGGCGTCAGTCGGCGAGATTGACGGCATCATCGAAAATTCCGGGATTGACCGACGCAAGTTCAACCGCGGCAATCAGGGGAAATGGATCGACAAGATCAGCGCCTGGGCGCAGGAGGAGACGCGAGGCTATCAGCTCCCGGACGCGCTGGAGAAATTCTCCCGGCGTTTCCTGGTTGAGCGAACCAAAGCCGACGGCATTGTGCCTGAGCATCCCCTGTTTGAGGCGATTGAAGCCCTGCTGGCGGAACCCCTCACGCTCAACGATCTGATGATTACCCGCGCCATGACGGAAATTCGCGAAGCCGTCGCGCGTGAGAAACGCCGCCGGGGGGAACTGGGCTTTGACGATATGCTGAGCCGCCTCGACGCCGCGCTGTGCAGTGAAAATGGTGAAGCGCTTGCCGCCGCGATTCGCACCCGTTTCCCGGTGGCGATGATTGACGAATTTCAGGATACCGACCCTCAGCAGTACCGGATTTTCCGCCGCATCTGGCGCCAGCAGCCCGACACCGCGCTGCTGCTCATCGGCGACCCGAAACAGGCCATTTACGCCTTCCGCGGTGCGGATATTTTCACCTACATGAAAGCCCGCAGCGAGGTTGACGCGCACTACACGCTCGACACCAACTGGCGCTCTTCCCCCGGCATGGTGGAAAGCGTCAACGCGCTCTTCAGCCGCATGGATACGGCGTTTATGTTCCGGGAGATCCCGTTTCAGCCGGTAAAATTCGCCGAGAAAAATGCCTCGTTGCGCTTCGAGTTTAACGGCGAGACGCAGCCTGCCATGAACTTCTGGCTGCTGGACGGTGAAGGCTGCGGCGTTGCCGACTATCAAAATGCCATGGCCCAGCACTGTGCCGCGCAAATTCGGGACTGGCTCAGCGCGGGCGCGCGGGGTGAGGCGCTGCTGTTTAAGGGAGATAAACCTGCCACGGTAAAGGCGTCTGATATTACGGTGCTGGTGCGCAGCCGTCAGGAGGCCGCGCTCATTCGCGACGCCCTGACGTTACTGAATATCCCCTCCGTCTACCTCTCGAACCGCGACAGCGTCTTTGAAACGCTGGAAGCCCAGGAGATGCTATGGCTGCTGCAGGCTGTGCTGGCTCCCGAGCGGGAAAGCACGCTGCGCAGCGCCCTGGCGAGCGCGATGCTCGGGCTGAACGCGCGGGACATTGATGCGCTCAACCATGACGAAGCCGCGTGGGATGCCGTGGTAGAAGAGTTTGTTCGCTACCGTGAAAGGTGGCAGAAGCGCGGCGTGATGGCGATGGTGCGCGAGCTTATGGCACAGCGGCACATTGCGGAGAATATGCTGGCTACCGCAGGCGGCGAGCGGCGGCTAACCGATATTCTGCACATTGGCGAACTCTTGCAGGAAGCGGGGACCCAGCTGGAGAGCGAACACGCCCTGGTGCGCTGGCTGGCGCAGCAGATTGCCGATCCGAACAGCAATTCGTCCAGCCAGCAGATGCGCCTTGAGAGCGATAAGCATCTGGTGCAGATCGTCACCATCCACAAGTCGAAAGGCCTGGAATACCCGCTGGTCTGGCTGCCGTTTATCGCTAATTACCGCGTGCAGGATCAGGCTTTTTACCACGATCGCGAGTCGTTCGAAGCGGTGCTCGATCTCAGCAACGCGGAGTCCAGCGTAGAGCTGGCAGAGGCCGAACGTCTGGCGGAAGATTTACGCCTGCTCTACGTGGCGCTGACCCGCTCGGTCTGGCACTGTAGCCTGGGCGTTGCGCCGCTGTTCCGCCGTCGGGGCGAAAAGAGCGGGGAGACCGATTTTCACCTGAGCGCGCTGGGGCGGCTTGTTCAGCAGGGGGAACCCAAAGACGCGGCGGGCCTGCGCAAGTGCATCGAATCGCTTTGCGCGGAGCATATTGCCCTGCATATTCCGTCGCAGCCCGACAACAGCCGCTGGCAGATGCCGGACCTGCGCGAGTCAGCGCTCCATGCCCGCCAGGTTGTGCGTACCATTGCCGACGACTGGCGCGTCACCAGCTACTCCGGTTTACAGCAGCATGGGCAGAGTATTGCGCAGGATCTCATGCCAAAGCTGGACGTGGATGCCGCAGGTGCCGGTAGCGTGCCCGTGGAGCCGCTGCTAACGCCGCACCAGTTTCCGCGCGGCGCATCGCCCGGCACGTTTTTGCACAGCCTGTTTGAAGAGCTGGATTTTACCCAGCCGGTTTCCGAAGAGTGGGTGCTGAAGATGTTACAAAGCGGTGGCTACGACGCACAGTGGCAGCCGGTTCTCACCGACTGGATCCGCGCGGTACTGCACGCGCCGCTCACGACGCAGGGGATCTCGCTTAGCCAGTTGACCGCAAAAGATAAGCAGGTGGAGATGGAGTTTTATCTCCCCATCGCCAGCCCGCTCAGGGCCGAGGCGCTTGACGCGCTGGTCCGCGAGTTCGATCCGTTATCCGCGGGGTGCCCGCCGCTGAACTTCCGCCAGGTGCAGGGGATGCTCAAGGGCTTTATCGACCTGGTGTTCCGCCACGAAGGGCGCTACTACCTGCTCGATTACAAATCGAACTGGCTGGGTGAAGACAGCACAGCCTATACCCAGCAGGCGATGGCCTCGGCGATGCAAATGCATCGCTACGATTTGCAGTATCAGCTCTATACCCTGGCGCTGCACCGTTACCTGCGTCACCGCATGGCCAATTACCGCTACGAAGACCACTTTGGCGGCGTTATTTACCTGTTCCTGCGCGGTGTGGACGCCAACGACCCGCGTTCCGGCGTCTTTAGCACCCGTCCGGCTGCGGAACTGATTGAAAAAATGGATAGCCTGTTTGCTGCAGGCACGGAGGAAGTGGCATGA